The bacterium genome contains the following window.
AATTAATTTATTTTTCTTCAAAAAGAAGTCAATTCTTGAGCAATTTTATTTATTAGTGAAGTTTAATCAATAACAATTGGACCATTTTCCATTAGATAGTGGCTTTAGCCAATTCCTAAAATATTTTTTCCCATCTACTGTGTAAAATGAATTTTATAAGAACTTTTGTTTGCCTGATAACAATTCTTACTTGTCCAATGTAATTATTTTGAATAGGTTAGCATTAGAATTATTTCAGGGAAGGTGTTATGCTGTACTTACTAAGAATTTTACTAATCACTTCATTTCTCTATTTGTATTTACCAAAAGATTTATCCGCACAGCAGCAAAGAAATCCTGTGCTTGAATATTGCACAGGAACATGGTGTCAATGGTGTCCCTGTGGGCATATAGTTATAGAGCAGATAAAAGCCAGTATACCGAATGCGATTTTTCTCGGTTATCATGGTCCGGCTGGTAGTAGTGATCCCTTTGATGATTTTCCCGGTAATTCAATAATTAGTTTTTTAACATTCTCAGCTTACCCAACTGGTATTATTGATAGAACCAGTGCACCGGTCGGTCGTGAGTCCTGGTTCAATTCTGTAAATAATAGAAATAGTGTCCCGGCAAATGTAAGTATTGCCACAAATGGTACATTCAACCCGGTTAACCGCTTACTGAATTTAAATATTAATTCAACAGCTCTTCAAAATTTATCAGGAACATTTAAAATGAATCTTATAATCATTGAAGATAGTTTAGTATATCCTCAATCTGGAAATACCAGTTGTCCTGGAGGGAGTCAATATGTTCATGACAATGTTGTCCGGGCAATGATTAATGGTGCTGAAGGAGAGATGTTGGTTAACGGATCAACCTGGAATATGGGGGAAACAATATCAAAGAACATTCAATATACAGTTCCGGCAAATTTTGTGATAGGAAGATGTCATCTGGTTATATTGGTTTACAAGGTTCAGTCGCCATTTTATTTATCTCAGATTCAACAAGCAGTCAAGTTTACTTTAACAAATCTATCTCAAATCTCTATAACGGTTACCTCGCCTAATGGAGGAGAAAATATATTGGGTGGAAGTAATTATGATGTAACCTGGATAGCACAGAATACAGATTCAGTCAAGATCGAATTTTCTTCGGATTCTGGAATTACCTGGCTTCCGGTTGTAAATTCATATTTAAATACCGGTTCATTTGAGTGGGATGTTCCAGAAACTTCATCAACAAATTGCAAAATCCGGATATCAAGTACTGTTAGTCCTGCAAATTATGATGTAAGTAATAATTCATTCACAATCTATCCATTTCAATTTGATGTTTTCACCGGGTGGAATTTAATTTCTGTTCCAATTCTAAGCGAAGATATGAGCAAAACATTTTGTTTCCAAACGCAATATCTGGTGCTTACAGATACAACAATGGTTATTCAATAGTTGATACTTTAAGAAATGCAGAAGGTTATTGGCTTAAATTTAATACTGGGGAAATTATCGATGTCTATGGCAACTTTATTACACAGAATTCTGTGAATGTAGTTAGTGGATGGAATATCATTGGACCATTTGATGAAGTAGTAAATATTAATTCAATCACTACCCAACCACCCAACCTTTTAGCATCTTCATTTTATGGATATGGCGGCGGATACTATGTCGCAAATGTACTTGAACCGGGAAGGGGGTACTGGATTAAAGCAAATGAAAACGGAATAATTCAACTAAATACAAATTTCTTTAAGAAGGATCGAGATTAATTTATAATTAACTGTATTAAAATAGTCCGATATTTGAGCTCAATTGATGCTTACTGGTTGATTACGGCATTAGAAAAATCAATTTCAATGCTATAATATCAAATTATCGGATTCTCTTAAACTCAATTCTTCTGTTGATTCTTCTGTTTTCGGCAGTCTCATTTGGTACT
Protein-coding sequences here:
- a CDS encoding Omp28-related outer membrane protein, with the translated sequence MLYLLRILLITSFLYLYLPKDLSAQQQRNPVLEYCTGTWCQWCPCGHIVIEQIKASIPNAIFLGYHGPAGSSDPFDDFPGNSIISFLTFSAYPTGIIDRTSAPVGRESWFNSVNNRNSVPANVSIATNGTFNPVNRLLNLNINSTALQNLSGTFKMNLIIIEDSLVYPQSGNTSCPGGSQYVHDNVVRAMINGAEGEMLVNGSTWNMGETISKNIQYTVPANFVIGRCHLVILVYKVQSPFYLSQIQQAVKFTLTNLSQISITVTSPNGGENILGGSNYDVTWIAQNTDSVKIEFSSDSGITWLPVVNSYLNTGSFEWDVPETSSTNCKIRISSTVSPANYDVSNNSFTIYPFQFDVFTGWNLISVPILSEDMSKTFCFQTQYLVLTDTTMVIQ